A single genomic interval of Nonomuraea rubra harbors:
- a CDS encoding PBS lyase produces MDEALDPFAGLDEVRWSRMRHAYGSAGDVPELLRGLAHPDPAVRETALDGMYAAVHHQGDIYPCTIAAIPFLLRLAAHPGLPGRPEVVRLLAGIGSAEDPGELTGAYRKANQAVAMAYPLWERLLEDADPRVREAAAEVLPACADQSRTALTRLTALLAGEGGTAVRVVEGDPGVRAVEGDSGVRAAFVRALGTLARRVGEPDAALRDLLAGIVAADPDPGLRLVTLAELASLPGAADGPPVAEVEDVLQVVAAVYRSGTAGVPPAGFETGTLVGAVRRLREQEDEGRRAPRAAELVRSVSSSFGDRVADRVRLLTALLRVPDGECRLDALWPAALLIEGWRGDYGELVGEIGEQVRDGHARTRPRAVSVLQRLGPLAAPAADALVGALTAAPERVLPHPSTDEGRVAWVVEWPSDLPTVGPALEALGRTGDERVLPMLGWVLDHEPMPRHTGSLVVAFGSRAAPLVPLLRSRLRDLPCGDRHDDRRDGMAYALAAIGPAAAEALPDLLDGPVTPAVLRALVAVAPDAPACLPILREAAAGQDRRLAVQAAAALWRIGQDDGAALAVAGRCLDDDSTYAWRDGTELLAELGPAAGPYVVRLRRLARRKDPHHWLPLSAARALWRATGDPKPVLPVLERAWAANVHTRREAAALWAEIGPPAADAAGLLSAELARSRRHNASDDSYHSAAVGEDEKLLGLCRTALAAVGGHA; encoded by the coding sequence ATGGACGAGGCCCTTGATCCGTTCGCCGGGCTCGACGAGGTTCGCTGGAGCCGCATGCGGCACGCCTACGGCTCCGCGGGCGACGTGCCGGAGCTGCTGCGCGGGCTGGCGCACCCCGACCCCGCCGTTCGCGAGACCGCGCTCGACGGCATGTACGCGGCCGTGCATCACCAGGGTGACATCTACCCCTGCACGATCGCGGCTATCCCGTTCCTGCTGCGCCTCGCCGCCCATCCGGGGCTGCCCGGGCGGCCGGAGGTGGTGCGGCTGCTGGCCGGCATCGGCTCCGCTGAGGATCCCGGTGAGCTGACGGGGGCGTACCGGAAGGCCAACCAGGCGGTCGCGATGGCGTACCCGCTGTGGGAGCGGCTGCTGGAGGACGCCGACCCGCGGGTGCGGGAGGCGGCGGCCGAGGTCCTGCCCGCCTGCGCGGACCAGAGCCGCACGGCCCTCACCCGCCTGACGGCCCTGCTGGCGGGCGAGGGTGGCACGGCCGTGCGGGTGGTCGAGGGTGACCCAGGGGTGCGGGCGGTTGAGGGTGACTCCGGGGTGCGGGCGGCGTTCGTACGTGCGCTGGGCACGCTGGCGCGGCGCGTCGGGGAGCCGGACGCGGCGCTCCGTGACCTGCTGGCCGGCATCGTCGCCGCCGATCCGGACCCGGGGCTGCGGCTGGTGACTCTGGCCGAGCTCGCCTCGTTGCCCGGCGCGGCGGACGGCCCGCCGGTGGCCGAGGTCGAGGACGTGCTGCAGGTGGTCGCCGCCGTCTACCGTTCGGGCACGGCCGGCGTCCCGCCCGCGGGTTTCGAGACCGGCACCCTCGTCGGGGCCGTACGCCGGTTACGCGAGCAGGAGGACGAGGGCCGGCGCGCGCCCCGAGCGGCCGAGCTGGTGCGCAGCGTGAGCTCCTCCTTCGGGGACCGGGTGGCCGACCGCGTGCGCCTGCTGACGGCCCTGCTGCGCGTACCGGATGGGGAGTGCCGCCTGGACGCGTTGTGGCCGGCGGCCCTGCTCATCGAGGGCTGGCGGGGCGACTACGGTGAGCTCGTCGGCGAGATCGGCGAGCAGGTCCGCGACGGGCACGCGCGTACGCGCCCGCGCGCCGTCAGCGTGCTGCAGCGGCTGGGCCCGCTGGCCGCGCCGGCCGCCGACGCGCTGGTGGGGGCGCTGACGGCCGCTCCCGAACGTGTGCTGCCGCATCCGAGCACCGACGAAGGGCGCGTGGCCTGGGTCGTCGAATGGCCCAGCGACCTGCCGACCGTCGGCCCCGCGCTGGAAGCACTCGGCCGCACCGGGGATGAGCGGGTCCTGCCGATGCTGGGCTGGGTCCTCGACCATGAGCCGATGCCGCGCCACACCGGCTCACTCGTGGTCGCCTTCGGCTCGCGCGCCGCCCCGCTGGTGCCCCTCCTGCGCAGCCGCCTGCGCGACCTGCCCTGTGGCGACCGGCATGACGATCGCCGCGATGGGATGGCCTACGCGCTGGCCGCCATCGGCCCTGCCGCCGCCGAGGCGCTGCCCGACCTGCTCGACGGGCCGGTCACCCCGGCCGTGCTGCGCGCGCTCGTGGCCGTCGCGCCGGACGCGCCCGCCTGCCTGCCGATCCTGCGCGAGGCCGCCGCCGGGCAGGATCGGCGGCTGGCGGTGCAGGCTGCGGCGGCGTTGTGGCGGATCGGCCAGGACGACGGCGCCGCGCTGGCGGTGGCCGGGCGCTGCCTCGACGACGACAGCACGTACGCCTGGCGGGACGGGACGGAACTGCTCGCCGAGCTCGGCCCGGCCGCTGGGCCGTACGTGGTGCGGCTGCGACGCCTGGCCAGGCGCAAGGACCCGCACCACTGGCTGCCGCTGTCGGCGGCCCGCGCGCTGTGGCGGGCGACCGGCGACCCCAAGCCGGTGCTGCCGGTGCTGGAGCGGGCCTGGGCGGCAAACGTGCACACCCGGCGCGAGGCCGCCGCGCTCTGGGCCGAGATCGGTCCGCCCGCGGCGGACGCCGCCGGGCTCCTGTCCGCCGAGCTGGCCCGGTCGCGCCGGCACAACGCGAGCGACGACAGCTACCACAGCGCGGCGGTCGGCGAGGACGAAAAGCTGCTCGGCCTCTGCCGGACCGCCCTCGCCGCCGTAGGCGGGCACGCCTGA
- a CDS encoding family 78 glycoside hydrolase catalytic domain gives MSSLRRLLPGLGLTFTLVLVNPSPATAAAQPNVDVVDLRVDGRRDQPLGIDNPAPSLGWRMAPARRSAGHPCHRPASRAACPADAQTAYQIQVAASDGDLGRGRLLWDSGKVRSAIQSGVRYGGRALGSRQQVSWRVRVWDAGEQPSAWSRPSSWEMGLLQQSDWGQARWIEYPGRTEAQPMPIFARAFDLDRRKRVASARLYVSGVGLHLPTLNGRELTDEVLAPGNSNYQLSSEYRTYDLTRALRAGANTLGVRLGNGPAYVRRSVTNPAVGRTSPYSWWQSQLKGTGTLTAATDPGATAVPLDNVTGYHVGGTINIDTGDGGDNLESRTITAIGTSGITFTPALSRPHSAGATVTGSGNNLAASDPSAGAAVTPRLIARLEISYTTGSSDVIVSDRSWRTALGPLVTDAWYSGSDHDARREQPGWDSPGADLSPAAKRRDGSAMEWTSAGIAPPPNLATQLVARTAEPIKVVETFRPVSMTNPAPGTWVFDFGQNIVGWPQLNLKGTVPAGTVIRMSPAESLAADGTVDQASLMGGGGNRGRDLFNTYTTAGLRGGERWRPDFTYFGMQWVQVTGLPEGHTPDKDLIKGVRLQADTPVAGQVTTSNARVNRIHKMARYSFASNIMSVFTDCPGREKLSYPADYTMPMGAIHRNHDLAAYLKTTMRHLVEGQSVADTPMRGNVALKTPVYDWGYSGRFGDEINWGNAIILVPAMLYELYGDTETMARHYDQMVDFADYIQRQKAGTGDNAHIVDAALADWVAADQTSGRITGTWGYYTMITKLAKMAELTGHADDATRYQALAADIKTAFNAHFYNQQLRRYTTDGNAGATGATQTAQALALDAGLVPDGERQAVLDALVELVYAFHPNGEGPHFSGGTIGMAPTVRALADGGRDDVLWELLQSDTQPGYGYFMASTPANPGGMTTIGERWNRGDSKNHMILAQIEEWFHTGLAGIRPAPGTIAYRKLIIQPKPVGDLTSVKGGYETPHGTARSEWTRTDQRFELTVEVPPNTSAEVWMPAKDRHLVAAPHRATFLRMDGDHAVYRVASGSYTFVAPPTGQAA, from the coding sequence ATGTCCTCATTACGCCGCTTGTTGCCAGGCCTGGGACTGACGTTCACCCTCGTCCTGGTCAACCCCTCACCGGCCACCGCCGCCGCACAGCCCAACGTCGACGTCGTGGACCTGCGCGTGGACGGCCGCCGCGACCAGCCGCTCGGCATCGACAACCCGGCCCCCTCGCTGGGATGGCGGATGGCCCCGGCCCGGCGCTCCGCCGGCCATCCGTGCCACCGTCCCGCCTCCCGGGCCGCCTGCCCGGCGGACGCGCAGACCGCGTACCAGATCCAGGTGGCCGCGAGCGACGGCGACCTCGGGCGCGGGCGGCTGCTGTGGGACTCCGGCAAGGTGCGCTCCGCCATCCAGTCCGGCGTCCGCTACGGCGGCCGGGCCCTGGGTTCGCGGCAGCAGGTCAGCTGGCGCGTACGTGTCTGGGACGCCGGCGAGCAGCCCTCGGCCTGGAGCAGGCCGTCCTCCTGGGAGATGGGCCTGCTCCAGCAGAGCGACTGGGGGCAGGCCCGCTGGATCGAGTACCCCGGCCGCACGGAAGCGCAGCCGATGCCGATCTTCGCCCGCGCCTTCGACCTCGACCGCCGCAAGCGGGTGGCCAGCGCCCGCCTCTACGTGTCGGGCGTCGGCCTGCACCTGCCCACGCTCAACGGCCGCGAGCTCACCGACGAGGTGCTCGCCCCCGGCAACTCCAACTACCAGCTCTCCAGCGAGTACCGCACCTACGACCTCACCCGTGCCCTGCGCGCCGGCGCCAACACCCTGGGCGTCCGGCTCGGCAACGGCCCCGCCTACGTGCGGCGCAGCGTCACCAACCCGGCCGTCGGCCGCACCTCCCCCTACTCCTGGTGGCAGAGCCAGCTCAAGGGCACCGGCACCCTGACCGCCGCCACCGACCCCGGCGCCACCGCCGTGCCCCTGGACAACGTCACCGGCTACCACGTCGGCGGCACCATCAACATCGACACCGGCGACGGCGGCGACAACCTCGAATCCCGCACCATCACCGCGATCGGCACCTCCGGCATCACCTTCACCCCCGCCCTGTCCCGTCCCCACTCCGCAGGCGCGACGGTGACCGGCTCCGGCAACAACCTCGCCGCCAGCGACCCGAGCGCCGGCGCGGCGGTCACCCCACGCCTGATCGCCCGCCTGGAGATCTCCTACACCACTGGCTCCTCTGACGTCATCGTCTCCGACCGGAGCTGGCGCACCGCCCTCGGCCCCCTGGTCACCGACGCCTGGTACTCCGGCTCCGACCACGACGCCCGCCGCGAGCAACCCGGCTGGGACTCCCCCGGCGCCGACCTCTCCCCCGCCGCCAAGCGCCGCGACGGCTCGGCCATGGAGTGGACCTCCGCCGGCATCGCTCCACCGCCGAACCTCGCCACCCAGCTGGTCGCGCGCACCGCAGAACCCATCAAGGTGGTCGAGACCTTCAGACCGGTGTCGATGACGAACCCGGCACCCGGCACCTGGGTGTTCGACTTCGGGCAGAACATCGTCGGCTGGCCGCAGCTGAACCTCAAGGGCACCGTGCCCGCCGGCACCGTCATCCGCATGTCCCCCGCCGAATCCCTGGCCGCCGACGGCACCGTCGACCAGGCCTCCCTGATGGGCGGCGGCGGCAACAGGGGCCGCGACCTGTTCAACACCTACACCACGGCCGGGCTACGCGGCGGCGAGCGCTGGCGCCCGGACTTCACCTACTTCGGCATGCAATGGGTCCAGGTGACCGGCCTGCCCGAGGGCCACACCCCGGACAAGGACCTGATCAAGGGCGTCCGGCTGCAGGCCGACACCCCCGTCGCCGGCCAGGTGACCACCTCCAACGCGCGGGTCAACCGGATCCACAAGATGGCCCGCTACTCCTTCGCGTCCAACATCATGTCGGTGTTCACCGACTGCCCAGGCCGCGAGAAGCTGTCCTACCCGGCCGACTACACCATGCCGATGGGCGCCATCCACCGTAACCACGACCTCGCCGCGTACCTGAAGACCACCATGCGGCACCTCGTCGAAGGCCAGTCGGTCGCCGACACCCCGATGCGCGGCAACGTGGCCCTGAAGACGCCCGTCTACGACTGGGGCTACAGCGGCCGCTTCGGCGACGAGATCAACTGGGGCAACGCCATCATCCTCGTCCCGGCCATGCTGTACGAGCTGTACGGCGACACCGAGACCATGGCGCGTCACTACGACCAGATGGTGGACTTCGCCGACTACATCCAGCGCCAGAAGGCCGGCACCGGCGACAACGCGCACATCGTGGACGCCGCCCTGGCCGACTGGGTCGCCGCCGACCAGACCTCCGGCCGCATCACCGGCACCTGGGGCTACTACACCATGATCACCAAACTGGCCAAGATGGCCGAACTCACCGGCCACGCCGACGACGCCACCCGCTACCAGGCCCTGGCCGCCGACATCAAGACCGCCTTCAACGCCCACTTCTACAACCAGCAGCTCCGCCGCTACACCACCGACGGCAACGCCGGCGCCACCGGCGCCACCCAGACCGCCCAGGCGCTCGCCCTGGACGCCGGCCTCGTCCCCGACGGCGAACGCCAGGCCGTCCTCGACGCCCTCGTCGAGCTCGTCTACGCCTTCCACCCCAACGGCGAAGGCCCGCACTTCAGCGGCGGCACCATCGGCATGGCCCCCACCGTCCGCGCCCTGGCCGACGGCGGCCGCGACGACGTCCTGTGGGAGCTGCTGCAGAGCGACACCCAGCCCGGCTACGGCTACTTCATGGCCTCCACCCCCGCCAACCCCGGCGGCATGACCACCATCGGCGAGCGGTGGAACCGCGGCGACTCCAAGAACCACATGATCCTCGCCCAGATCGAGGAGTGGTTCCACACCGGCCTGGCCGGCATCCGCCCGGCCCCCGGCACGATCGCCTACCGCAAGCTCATCATCCAGCCCAAACCGGTCGGCGACCTCACCTCCGTCAAGGGCGGCTACGAAACCCCCCACGGCACCGCCCGATCGGAGTGGACCAGGACCGATCAGCGCTTCGAGCTGACGGTCGAGGTCCCGCCGAACACCAGCGCCGAGGTATGGATGCCGGCCAAGGACCGCCACCTCGTGGCGGCACCGCACCGGGCCACGTTCCTGCGGATGGACGGCGATCATGCCGTCTACCGGGTCGCCTCCGGCTCCTACACGTTCGTGGCACCCCCCACCGGCCAGGCCGCGTAG
- a CDS encoding VOC family protein: MKLSHCALAVHDVDQALGFYRDVLGFEVRDDAETEGTRWVSVCPPSQPDVRILLRSSGADPGVPQADRRVIEDLLAKGLLGRLVFVTGDCDATFRRLESAGAEVMQEPKTRADGTRDCAFLDPSGNLLRFTQQAA, translated from the coding sequence TTGAAACTCTCGCACTGCGCGCTCGCCGTCCACGACGTGGACCAGGCGCTCGGCTTCTACCGGGACGTGCTCGGCTTCGAGGTGCGCGACGACGCCGAGACCGAGGGGACCCGATGGGTGAGCGTCTGCCCGCCCTCGCAGCCGGACGTACGGATCCTCCTCCGATCGTCCGGCGCGGACCCGGGGGTCCCGCAAGCGGACCGCCGGGTGATCGAGGACCTGCTGGCCAAGGGCCTGCTGGGCCGCCTCGTCTTCGTCACAGGCGACTGCGACGCCACGTTCCGGCGCCTTGAGTCGGCGGGCGCCGAGGTGATGCAGGAGCCGAAGACCCGGGCGGACGGCACCCGCGACTGCGCCTTCCTCGACCCGTCCGGCAACCTGCTGCGCTTCACCCAGCAGGCCGCCTGA
- a CDS encoding sigma-70 family RNA polymerase sigma factor, translated as MAEHDWVSERFAEHQDRLHAVAYRMLGSPGEAEDAVQEAWLRVSRADTGQVENPAGWLTTVVARVCLNMLEARRNRREDAAGALPAEPVTTHADVRSSATGPEEEVVLADSVGVALMVVLDTLAPVERLAFVLHDVFAVSFGEIGGIIDRSPAAARQLASRARRRVRGAAGESEAARSVKRDIVEAFLSASRNGDFAALIEILDPDVVVGEIHGDRAVAAFFAGGAKAARLALVDGVPAAVWLHRGRPRAVFAFTVTGGRITRIAIDTDQDRLRDLDILLLPATKERP; from the coding sequence ATGGCCGAGCATGACTGGGTCAGCGAGCGGTTCGCCGAGCACCAGGACCGCTTGCACGCGGTGGCCTACCGGATGCTCGGCTCGCCCGGCGAGGCCGAGGACGCCGTACAGGAGGCGTGGCTGCGGGTCAGCCGCGCCGACACCGGGCAGGTGGAGAACCCGGCCGGCTGGCTGACCACGGTCGTCGCCCGCGTCTGCCTGAACATGCTGGAGGCCCGCCGCAACCGGCGCGAGGACGCGGCCGGAGCGCTGCCGGCCGAGCCTGTCACGACGCACGCGGATGTCCGGTCGAGCGCGACAGGCCCTGAGGAAGAGGTGGTGCTGGCCGATTCGGTCGGTGTCGCGCTGATGGTGGTGCTGGACACGCTGGCGCCCGTGGAACGGCTCGCGTTCGTCCTGCACGACGTCTTCGCCGTGTCGTTCGGCGAGATCGGCGGCATCATCGACCGCTCCCCCGCAGCGGCCAGGCAGCTCGCCAGCCGGGCGCGGCGCCGGGTGCGGGGAGCGGCCGGCGAGTCCGAGGCCGCGCGGTCGGTGAAGCGGGACATCGTCGAGGCGTTCCTGTCCGCCTCCAGGAACGGGGACTTCGCCGCCCTGATCGAGATCCTCGACCCGGACGTCGTGGTCGGCGAGATCCACGGCGATCGGGCGGTGGCGGCCTTCTTCGCCGGCGGGGCCAAGGCGGCCCGGCTCGCCCTGGTGGACGGTGTTCCCGCGGCCGTCTGGCTGCACAGGGGCCGGCCGAGGGCGGTCTTCGCGTTCACCGTCACCGGCGGGAGGATCACCCGGATCGCCATCGACACCGATCAGGACCGGCTCCGCGACCTCGACATCCTCCTTCTCCCCGCCACCAAGGAGCGGCCTTGA
- a CDS encoding VOC family protein, which translates to MKAHVSSILLGVRDMERAKRFYTDGLGWKVKNDWGISVFFESDGASPVGFYRRDGLAEQVGTSPEGSGFSGLVLTYVVRSEARVDEVMAEAGKAGATILKPAGALPWGGYGGTFADPDGYIWSLGYSAQGADQPYAE; encoded by the coding sequence ATGAAAGCGCACGTGAGCTCGATCCTGCTCGGCGTCCGGGACATGGAGCGGGCCAAGCGGTTCTACACCGACGGGCTCGGCTGGAAGGTCAAGAACGACTGGGGCATCTCGGTGTTCTTCGAGTCGGACGGCGCCTCGCCCGTCGGCTTCTACCGCCGCGACGGCCTGGCCGAGCAGGTGGGCACCAGCCCGGAGGGCAGCGGGTTCAGCGGGCTGGTGCTGACGTACGTCGTCCGCAGCGAGGCACGGGTGGACGAGGTCATGGCGGAGGCCGGGAAGGCCGGCGCCACGATACTCAAGCCCGCCGGCGCGCTGCCCTGGGGCGGGTACGGTGGCACGTTCGCCGACCCGGACGGCTACATCTGGAGCCTCGGCTACAGCGCCCAGGGGGCGGACCAGCCGTACGCGGAGTAA
- a CDS encoding universal stress protein, producing MIIVGVDGSVASRAAVEWAAGDAALRHVPLRIVHVVDTSWYQVGKPPGAALPDTLLRGGRQVLTEAEALARERQPAVEATTELVTGSPADVLRERAGDAAELVTGSRGLGGFAGALVGSVSMHLAGHVHCPVVVVHAAHLPAQGEVVVGVDDSPECEPALAFAYEEAELRGATLRAVHAWQLPVHAYAPDLDFDMDEVRAARLQVVRDRLKTLGRDHPGVSVVEDVRSAHPVDALIAAAERADLVVVGSHGRGALGSALLGSVSRNVLQHARCPVAVVRA from the coding sequence GTGATCATCGTTGGAGTGGACGGATCCGTGGCCTCGCGAGCCGCCGTGGAGTGGGCGGCGGGCGACGCCGCCCTCAGGCATGTGCCGCTGCGCATCGTGCACGTGGTGGACACCTCGTGGTACCAGGTCGGCAAGCCCCCCGGCGCCGCGCTCCCGGACACGCTGCTGCGAGGCGGGCGCCAGGTGCTGACCGAGGCGGAGGCCCTGGCCCGCGAGCGGCAGCCGGCCGTCGAGGCCACCACGGAGCTGGTGACGGGCAGCCCCGCCGACGTGCTGCGCGAGCGGGCCGGGGACGCCGCGGAGCTGGTGACCGGCAGCCGCGGGCTCGGCGGGTTCGCCGGCGCGCTGGTGGGCTCGGTGAGCATGCACCTGGCCGGGCACGTGCACTGCCCCGTCGTGGTGGTGCACGCCGCGCACCTGCCCGCCCAGGGTGAGGTGGTGGTGGGGGTGGACGACTCGCCGGAGTGCGAGCCCGCCCTGGCGTTCGCGTACGAGGAGGCGGAGCTGCGCGGCGCGACGCTCAGGGCCGTGCACGCCTGGCAGCTCCCGGTGCACGCCTACGCCCCGGATCTCGACTTCGACATGGACGAGGTCCGCGCCGCGCGGCTCCAGGTCGTCCGCGACCGGTTGAAGACGCTCGGTCGCGACCACCCGGGGGTGAGCGTGGTCGAGGACGTGCGGAGCGCGCATCCGGTGGACGCGCTGATCGCGGCGGCCGAACGGGCCGACCTGGTCGTCGTCGGCTCGCACGGGCGCGGCGCCCTCGGATCGGCGCTGCTCGGCTCGGTCAGCCGGAACGTGCTGCAGCACGCCCGCTGCCCGGTGGCCGTGGTCCGCGCCTGA
- a CDS encoding CBS domain-containing protein, translated as MPIEVKDVMGRVAIAVPADASFADIVAAMKRFAVGAVTVIDADRRPIGVVSEDDLLLKEIDHSGPGFGPRRRRDREKAAGVTAAQLMTAPAITVTPGTGVREAARLMHDRRVKQLPVIDVVTGRIAGTLHQRDVLRVFTRPAADLEADVRAVLPEPGPFTVEIEAGVVKVGGRVRWRSQAVALTEAVRAVEGVVDVVCEVACDSDDLIVVPPLL; from the coding sequence ATGCCGATCGAAGTCAAGGACGTCATGGGACGGGTGGCCATCGCGGTGCCGGCGGACGCGTCGTTCGCCGACATCGTGGCCGCGATGAAGCGGTTCGCGGTCGGCGCGGTCACCGTGATCGACGCCGACCGCCGCCCGATAGGCGTGGTCTCCGAGGACGACCTGCTGCTCAAGGAGATCGACCACAGCGGGCCGGGGTTCGGGCCCCGCAGGCGGCGCGACCGCGAGAAGGCCGCGGGCGTCACGGCGGCGCAGCTCATGACCGCTCCGGCGATCACCGTCACCCCCGGCACCGGCGTGCGGGAGGCCGCCCGGCTGATGCACGACCGGCGCGTCAAGCAGCTCCCCGTGATCGACGTGGTGACCGGGCGCATCGCGGGCACCCTGCACCAGCGGGACGTGCTGCGCGTCTTCACCCGCCCGGCCGCCGACCTGGAGGCCGACGTCCGGGCGGTGCTGCCGGAGCCGGGGCCGTTCACGGTCGAGATCGAGGCGGGCGTGGTGAAGGTCGGCGGGCGGGTGCGGTGGCGGTCGCAGGCCGTCGCGCTCACCGAGGCCGTCCGCGCCGTCGAGGGCGTCGTGGACGTGGTGTGCGAGGTGGCCTGCGACTCGGACGACCTGATCGTCGTCCCGCCACTGCTGTAG
- a CDS encoding sulfite exporter TauE/SafE family protein: MSWWQASLGFASGLLIALVTAPVGVSGAVFLLPVQLSVLNVPSPAVTPTNLLFNVVATPGALLRYRERGRLGGPLTRLLVAGTLPGVVIGALVRVFLLPGTQVFRLLVACLLLPLGLWLWVRTLRPRHRPAPSGGPGHRAIAALAFAVGVAGGIYGIGGGSILGPILAGRGLPVSRVAPAALASTFVTSVAGALTYAVLALTTPGAIAPEWALGLSCGAGGLIGGYAGAHLQPRLPENGLRLLLGTLAIALACLYAAEALT; encoded by the coding sequence ATGAGCTGGTGGCAGGCGTCGCTCGGCTTCGCATCCGGGCTGCTGATCGCGCTGGTGACCGCGCCCGTGGGGGTGTCGGGAGCCGTGTTCCTCCTGCCGGTCCAGCTCAGCGTGCTCAACGTGCCGAGCCCGGCGGTGACCCCCACCAACCTGCTGTTCAACGTGGTGGCCACCCCCGGCGCGCTCCTGCGCTATCGCGAGCGGGGGCGGCTCGGCGGCCCGCTGACCCGCCTGCTGGTGGCCGGCACCCTGCCGGGCGTGGTCATCGGCGCGCTGGTGCGCGTGTTCCTGCTGCCGGGCACGCAGGTGTTCCGCCTGCTGGTCGCCTGCCTGCTCCTGCCGCTGGGGCTGTGGCTGTGGGTACGCACGCTGCGCCCGCGCCACCGCCCCGCCCCGTCCGGCGGCCCCGGCCACCGTGCCATCGCCGCGCTCGCGTTCGCCGTCGGCGTCGCCGGCGGGATCTACGGCATCGGCGGCGGGTCGATCCTGGGCCCGATCCTGGCCGGCCGCGGCCTGCCGGTCTCCAGGGTGGCACCCGCCGCGCTCGCCTCTACGTTCGTCACCTCGGTCGCCGGCGCGCTCACCTACGCCGTCCTGGCGCTGACCACCCCCGGCGCCATCGCGCCCGAGTGGGCGCTGGGCCTGTCGTGCGGCGCGGGCGGCCTGATCGGCGGCTACGCCGGCGCCCACCTGCAGCCCCGCCTGCCGGAGAACGGCCTGCGGCTGCTGCTGGGCACCCTGGCCATCGCCCTGGCCTGCCTGTACGCCGCCGAGGCCCTCACGTGA
- a CDS encoding SDR family NAD(P)-dependent oxidoreductase translates to MSKVWFVTGSSRGLGRQFVQAALSRGDRVAAAARSIASLDDLVAAHGDAVLPLAMDVTDRAAVFDGVKRAREHFGRLDVIVNNAGFAQIGAVEELTEQQLRDQMETNLFGAVWVVQAALPYLREQRSGHIVQLSSAAGVIAMPLGGAYHASKWALEGLNEALAGEVAGFGVKVTIVEPGGFATRDGKNPDPLANGHMAQPDPAYDDLRRRLGAVAGKQPAGDPAAAAQALLKLADLDNPPLRVLFGQGFYPMIQQAYADRLKTWDDWQDLSAEAHGRGQDA, encoded by the coding sequence ATGAGCAAGGTCTGGTTCGTCACCGGTTCGTCGCGCGGCCTGGGCCGCCAGTTCGTGCAGGCCGCGCTCTCGCGCGGCGACAGGGTGGCCGCGGCCGCCCGCTCCATCGCGAGCCTGGACGACCTGGTGGCCGCCCACGGCGACGCGGTGCTCCCGCTCGCGATGGACGTGACCGACAGGGCCGCCGTCTTCGATGGCGTCAAGCGGGCCCGGGAGCACTTCGGCCGCCTGGACGTCATCGTGAACAACGCCGGCTTCGCCCAGATCGGCGCGGTCGAGGAGCTGACCGAGCAGCAGCTGCGCGACCAGATGGAGACCAACCTGTTCGGCGCGGTGTGGGTGGTCCAGGCCGCGCTGCCGTACCTGCGCGAGCAGCGCTCGGGCCACATCGTGCAGCTGTCCTCGGCGGCCGGGGTGATCGCCATGCCGCTCGGCGGCGCGTACCACGCCTCCAAGTGGGCGCTGGAGGGCTTGAACGAGGCGCTCGCCGGCGAGGTCGCCGGGTTCGGCGTCAAGGTGACCATCGTCGAGCCCGGCGGCTTCGCCACCCGCGACGGCAAGAACCCCGACCCGCTCGCCAACGGCCACATGGCACAGCCCGACCCGGCCTACGACGACCTCCGCCGCCGCCTGGGCGCGGTCGCGGGCAAGCAGCCCGCCGGCGACCCGGCCGCCGCCGCGCAGGCGCTCCTCAAGCTCGCCGACCTGGACAACCCGCCGCTGCGGGTGCTGTTCGGCCAGGGCTTCTACCCGATGATCCAGCAGGCCTACGCCGACCGGCTCAAGACGTGGGACGACTGGCAGGACCTGTCGGCGGAGGCGCACGGCCGGGGACAGGACGCGTAG